From the genome of Xiphophorus couchianus chromosome 6, X_couchianus-1.0, whole genome shotgun sequence, one region includes:
- the abhd4 gene encoding (Lyso)-N-acylphosphatidylethanolamine lipase isoform X1: MDPGPGAAPIQNDCETELETKTNRSSSLWSWWPSWRPTSMSLLKTTESKILACIKKDLWARFVTLANQDRIWTLSLTNKGTPKSAEQAPKTPLVMVHGFGGGVGLWIRNLDALSRSRTVYAFDLLGFGRSSRPSFPSDAAKAEEQFVDSIEQWRQAVGLENMILLGHSLGGYLATSYAIQHPSRVSHLILVDPWGFPERTKPETQQSEDQGAEAVKRPTIPRWARAIVSILSLFNPLAVIRAAGPWGPGLVNRFRPDFKRKFEDLFDDDTMTQYIYHCNAQTPSGEVGFRAMSETLGWAKRPMLQRVHLLPTSMPVTMLYGARSWVDSSSGDRAAEIRGKAHTKVLLVDDASHHVYADQPDDFNKVVENICKSVD; encoded by the exons attggAGACTAAAACAAACAG GTCAAGTTCACTGTGGAGCTGGTGGCCCTCCTGGCGTCCGACCTCCATGTCCCTGTTGAAGACTACAGAGTCTAAGATTCTTGCCT GTATTAAGAAGGATTTATGGGCCAGGTTTGTGACCCTCGCCAACCAGGACCGCATATGGACTCTGTCTCTTACCAACAAGGGGACTCCCAAATCTGCAGAACAAG CACCTAAAACTCCCCTGGTGATGGTTCATGGTTTTGGAGGAGGGGTAGGGCTGTGGATCAGGAACTTGGACGCCCTGAGCCGCTCGCGGACCGTCTACGCCTTTGACCTTTTGGGCTTTGGCAGGAGTTCGAGGCCTAGCTTCCCTTCAGATGCTGCCAAGGCAGAGGAGCAGTTTGTGGACTCCATTGAGCAGTGGAGGCAGGCTGTTGGTCTGGAGAACATGATCCTGCTGGGGCACAGTTTGGGGGGCTACCTGGCTACCTCATACGCAATTCAGCACCCTTCCAG AGTGTCGCACCTTATCTTGGTGGACCCCTGGGGTTTCCCTGAGCGAACCAAACCAGAGACCCAGCAGAGCGAGGATCAGGGCGCTGAGGCGGTGAAGAGGCCCACCATTCCCAGATGGGCAAGAGCCATCGTCTCGATTCTTTCTCTCTTCAACCCGCTGGCTGTTATTAGAGCTGCAGGCCCATGGG GCCCAGGCTTGGTGAACAGGTTCCGCCCCGATTTCAAAAGGAAGTTCGAGGATCTCTTTGATGACGACACAATGACGCAGTACATTTACCACTGTAACGCACAGACTCCGAG TGGGGAGGTAGGTTTCCGGGCCATGTCAGAAACGCTAGGCTGGGCTAAGAGACCAATGCTGCAGCGAGTACATCTTCTGCCGACCTCCATGCCCGTCACCATGCTGTATGGAGCTAGATCCTGGGTGGACAGCTCATCTGGGGACAGAGCAGCCGAGATCAGGGGAAAAGCCCACACCAAAGTGCTG CTGGTAGACGACGCCTCACACCACGTCTACGCTGATCAGCCAGACGACTTCAAcaaagtggtagaaaacatttgtaaatctGTAGACTGA
- the abhd4 gene encoding (Lyso)-N-acylphosphatidylethanolamine lipase isoform X2, with protein sequence MDPGPGAAPIQNDCETESSSLWSWWPSWRPTSMSLLKTTESKILACIKKDLWARFVTLANQDRIWTLSLTNKGTPKSAEQAPKTPLVMVHGFGGGVGLWIRNLDALSRSRTVYAFDLLGFGRSSRPSFPSDAAKAEEQFVDSIEQWRQAVGLENMILLGHSLGGYLATSYAIQHPSRVSHLILVDPWGFPERTKPETQQSEDQGAEAVKRPTIPRWARAIVSILSLFNPLAVIRAAGPWGPGLVNRFRPDFKRKFEDLFDDDTMTQYIYHCNAQTPSGEVGFRAMSETLGWAKRPMLQRVHLLPTSMPVTMLYGARSWVDSSSGDRAAEIRGKAHTKVLLVDDASHHVYADQPDDFNKVVENICKSVD encoded by the exons GTCAAGTTCACTGTGGAGCTGGTGGCCCTCCTGGCGTCCGACCTCCATGTCCCTGTTGAAGACTACAGAGTCTAAGATTCTTGCCT GTATTAAGAAGGATTTATGGGCCAGGTTTGTGACCCTCGCCAACCAGGACCGCATATGGACTCTGTCTCTTACCAACAAGGGGACTCCCAAATCTGCAGAACAAG CACCTAAAACTCCCCTGGTGATGGTTCATGGTTTTGGAGGAGGGGTAGGGCTGTGGATCAGGAACTTGGACGCCCTGAGCCGCTCGCGGACCGTCTACGCCTTTGACCTTTTGGGCTTTGGCAGGAGTTCGAGGCCTAGCTTCCCTTCAGATGCTGCCAAGGCAGAGGAGCAGTTTGTGGACTCCATTGAGCAGTGGAGGCAGGCTGTTGGTCTGGAGAACATGATCCTGCTGGGGCACAGTTTGGGGGGCTACCTGGCTACCTCATACGCAATTCAGCACCCTTCCAG AGTGTCGCACCTTATCTTGGTGGACCCCTGGGGTTTCCCTGAGCGAACCAAACCAGAGACCCAGCAGAGCGAGGATCAGGGCGCTGAGGCGGTGAAGAGGCCCACCATTCCCAGATGGGCAAGAGCCATCGTCTCGATTCTTTCTCTCTTCAACCCGCTGGCTGTTATTAGAGCTGCAGGCCCATGGG GCCCAGGCTTGGTGAACAGGTTCCGCCCCGATTTCAAAAGGAAGTTCGAGGATCTCTTTGATGACGACACAATGACGCAGTACATTTACCACTGTAACGCACAGACTCCGAG TGGGGAGGTAGGTTTCCGGGCCATGTCAGAAACGCTAGGCTGGGCTAAGAGACCAATGCTGCAGCGAGTACATCTTCTGCCGACCTCCATGCCCGTCACCATGCTGTATGGAGCTAGATCCTGGGTGGACAGCTCATCTGGGGACAGAGCAGCCGAGATCAGGGGAAAAGCCCACACCAAAGTGCTG CTGGTAGACGACGCCTCACACCACGTCTACGCTGATCAGCCAGACGACTTCAAcaaagtggtagaaaacatttgtaaatctGTAGACTGA
- the tgm1l1 gene encoding protein-glutamine gamma-glutamyltransferase K, which produces MPGERLTVRSSSEIGRFPGVAPPIRVELTIQSEVGKKQEEGGCRRWFRKICPCCCKRQNSESYDVTDKVEFTKPPTPIMTPEPAKPKPENGEMKEFGDVKLSVCSVDLLSSKSGANRTEHHTDLYHGDELIIRRGQTFQMEIEFNRPFSPDTDKMHLELKTGPLPIVSKGTHVIIPLVEHLEDERWEAKVTEQTCNKVKLSVNSPATAVIGLFGLTVTTQSAKDEEPTVHNPSKDIVILFNPWCEEETVFLDDEEQRKEYVLNDTGRIYYGTEKQIGARTWNFGQFHEGILDACLFILEKSDMPPSGRADPVNVVRVVSAMINAQDDYGVLVGNWSGSYSDGVSPAAWSSSVEILRKYHSSTGVPVRYGQCWVFSGVTTTVLRCLGIPARSVTNFQSAHDTDVSLTTDVYFDENMEPIDHLNSDSVWNFHVWNDCWMARPDLPPGNGGWQAVDSTPQETSQGTFRCGPASVSAIRSGHVYLKHDTPFVFAEVNSDKIYWQRNLDGTFSQIYSEKKAVGHFISTKAVGTDERDDITHLYKHPEESEEERIAVETACRYGSKPDVYCSPAAEDVSVEVKIDGEGPRMGNDAKLSIVVKNQSSQPRQTTLHSQVAVMYYTGVLKNAIKKDKMPVELLPNEEKIIEWVLPYQQYQNQLVDQAALMLTLSGRVSETKQVLANQTTFRLRTPDLQITPLGEAVVGKAMSAKITFTNPLSRILKDVVFRVEGLGLQTGHEVVIGDVGGRATVTVTEHFIPTQPGPRKLVASLDCKQLTQVHGVADIVVHEQ; this is translated from the exons ATGCCAGGTGAGCGATTGACAGTTCGAAGCTCGTCGGAAATCGGGCGTTTCCCCGGAGTGGCCCCGCCCATTCGGGTGGAGCTGACCATTCAGAGTGAAGTGGGGAAGAAGCAGGAGGAGGGAGGCTGCCGTCGCTGGTTCAGGAAGATCTGCCCGTGCTGCTGCAAGCGTCAAAACAGCGAGTCTTACGATGTCACGGATAAAGTGGAGTTCACCAAGCCCCCGACCCCGATCATGACGCCCGAGCCCGCCAAGCCGAAGCCTGAGAACGGAGAAATGAAGGAATTCGGAG ACGTCAAGCTCTCCGTGTGCTCAGTGGACCTCCTGAGCTCCAAGAGTGGTGCGAACAGGACGGAGCATCACACCGATCTGTACCACGGGGACGAGCTGATCATCCGTAGAGGACAGACCTTCCAGATGGAGATAGAGTTCAACAGGCCTTTCAGTCCGGACACGGACAAAATGCACTTGGAGCTGAAAACag GTCCCTTGCCTATCGTGTCTAAAGGAACCCACGTCATCATTCCTCTGGTGGAGCACCTGGAGGACGAGCGCTGGGAGGCCAAGGTCACAGAGCAGACCTGCAACAAGGTCAAGCTGTCCGTGAACTCCCCGGCCACCGCCGTGATCGGCCTGTTTGGCCTCACCGTCACGACTCAGTCGGCGAAGGACGAGGAGCCAACAGTTCACAACCCCAGCAAGGACATCGTCATCCTCTTCAACCCTTGGTGTGAAG aggAGACTGTGTTCCTGGATGACGAAGAGCAGAGGAAGGAGTATGTGCTGAATGACACTGGGAGGATTTACTACGGGACAGAGAAGCAAATCGGAGCCCGCACATGGAACTTTGGGCAG TTTCATGAGGGAATCCTGGACGCCTGTCTGTTCATCTTGGAGAAGAGCGACATGCCTCCATCCGGCCGAGCGGATCCGGTCAATGTGGTCAGAGTCGTATCTGCCATG aTAAATGCCCAGGACGACTACGGAGTCCTGGTTGGGAACTGGTCAGGGAGCTACTCTGACGGCGTCTCTCCTGCAGCGTGGAGCAGCAGCGTGGAGATCCTGAGGAAGTACCACTCCTCCACAGGAGTACCTGTGAGATATGGCCAATGCTGGGTCTTCTCTGGTGTCACTACAACAG tgctGCGGTGCCTCGGCATACCCGCCCGCAGCGTGACCAACTTCCAGTCTGCTCACGACACCGATGTGTCCCTCACTACGGATGTTTACTTTGACGAGAACATGGAGCCAATTGACCACCTCAACAGTGACTCTGTCTG GAATTTCCACGTATGGAATGATTGCTGGATGGCGAGACCTGATCTGCCCCCTGGCAACGGAGGCTGGCAGGCTGTCGACTCCACACCCCAAGAGACGAGCCAGGGCACCTTCCGCTGTGGCCCAGCCTCTGTCAGCGCCATCCGCTCCGGTCATGTCTACCTCAAACACGACACGCCTTTTGTCTTTGCTGAG GTGAACAGTGATAAAATCTACTGGCAGAGGAACCTTGACGGAACTTTCAGTCAGATCTACAGTGAGAAGAAAGCCGTCGGGCACTTCATCAGCACCAAAGCAGTGGGCACTGATGAGCGTGACGACATCACACACCTGTACAAACATCCAGAAG AGTCTGAGGAGGAGCGCATTGCGGTGGAGACAGCTTGTCGGTATGGCAGCAAGCCAGACGTCTACTGCTCCCCTGCAGCCGAGGATGTGAGCGTGGAGGTGAAGATTGACGGCGAGGGGCCTAGGATGGGCAACGACGCCAAGCTGAGCATTGTGGTAAAAAACCAGAGCTCACAGCCCCGCCAGACAACTCTACACAGCCAGGTGGCTGTCATGTACTATACTGGCGTGCTGAAGAACGCTATAAAGAAGGACAAGATGCCTGTGGAGCTTTTGCCCAATGAAG AGAAGATTATTGAATGGGTGTTGCCATACCAGCAGTACCAGAACCAGTTGGTGGACCAGGCTGCTCTGATGCTGACACTGTCCGGAAGAGTCAGCGAAACCAAGCAAGTGTTGGCCAACCAGACGACCTTCAGGCTCCGTACGCCTGACCTCCAGATTACG cctctgGGTGAAGCTGTGGTTGGTAAAGCGATGTCAGCAAAGATTACCTTCACCAATCCGCTGTCACGTATACTGAAGGATGTCGTGTTCAGGGTGGAGGGCCTGGGCCTTCAGACGGGCCATGAAGTGGTCATAGG TGATGTCGGAGGCCGAGCTACAGTAACAGTGACAGAGCACTTCATCCCCACCCAACCTGGACCCAGAAAACTGGTGGCGTCACTTGACTGTAAACAGCTAACACAAGTGCATGGAGTCGCTGACATCGTGGTTCACGAACAATGA
- the abhd4 gene encoding (Lyso)-N-acylphosphatidylethanolamine lipase isoform X3, giving the protein MSLLKTTESKILACIKKDLWARFVTLANQDRIWTLSLTNKGTPKSAEQAPKTPLVMVHGFGGGVGLWIRNLDALSRSRTVYAFDLLGFGRSSRPSFPSDAAKAEEQFVDSIEQWRQAVGLENMILLGHSLGGYLATSYAIQHPSRVSHLILVDPWGFPERTKPETQQSEDQGAEAVKRPTIPRWARAIVSILSLFNPLAVIRAAGPWGPGLVNRFRPDFKRKFEDLFDDDTMTQYIYHCNAQTPSGEVGFRAMSETLGWAKRPMLQRVHLLPTSMPVTMLYGARSWVDSSSGDRAAEIRGKAHTKVLLVDDASHHVYADQPDDFNKVVENICKSVD; this is encoded by the exons ATGTCCCTGTTGAAGACTACAGAGTCTAAGATTCTTGCCT GTATTAAGAAGGATTTATGGGCCAGGTTTGTGACCCTCGCCAACCAGGACCGCATATGGACTCTGTCTCTTACCAACAAGGGGACTCCCAAATCTGCAGAACAAG CACCTAAAACTCCCCTGGTGATGGTTCATGGTTTTGGAGGAGGGGTAGGGCTGTGGATCAGGAACTTGGACGCCCTGAGCCGCTCGCGGACCGTCTACGCCTTTGACCTTTTGGGCTTTGGCAGGAGTTCGAGGCCTAGCTTCCCTTCAGATGCTGCCAAGGCAGAGGAGCAGTTTGTGGACTCCATTGAGCAGTGGAGGCAGGCTGTTGGTCTGGAGAACATGATCCTGCTGGGGCACAGTTTGGGGGGCTACCTGGCTACCTCATACGCAATTCAGCACCCTTCCAG AGTGTCGCACCTTATCTTGGTGGACCCCTGGGGTTTCCCTGAGCGAACCAAACCAGAGACCCAGCAGAGCGAGGATCAGGGCGCTGAGGCGGTGAAGAGGCCCACCATTCCCAGATGGGCAAGAGCCATCGTCTCGATTCTTTCTCTCTTCAACCCGCTGGCTGTTATTAGAGCTGCAGGCCCATGGG GCCCAGGCTTGGTGAACAGGTTCCGCCCCGATTTCAAAAGGAAGTTCGAGGATCTCTTTGATGACGACACAATGACGCAGTACATTTACCACTGTAACGCACAGACTCCGAG TGGGGAGGTAGGTTTCCGGGCCATGTCAGAAACGCTAGGCTGGGCTAAGAGACCAATGCTGCAGCGAGTACATCTTCTGCCGACCTCCATGCCCGTCACCATGCTGTATGGAGCTAGATCCTGGGTGGACAGCTCATCTGGGGACAGAGCAGCCGAGATCAGGGGAAAAGCCCACACCAAAGTGCTG CTGGTAGACGACGCCTCACACCACGTCTACGCTGATCAGCCAGACGACTTCAAcaaagtggtagaaaacatttgtaaatctGTAGACTGA